One window from the genome of Oligoflexus sp. encodes:
- a CDS encoding CAP domain-containing protein, with amino-acid sequence MKRLPFLTLTTLIALACQRSEANPMNPDPSTALENDSSQLARHTSCYDADEWTCEVEAAIARLTNEKRGRAPALDLLFESSKVARQHSQKMVREGISHEGFQSRGEEIKRELPGVKIVLLGENVAQFSNRLEDPEAIAKEFVRMWWNSAGHRQNIENSQYTYIGVGVARADSGIYATQIFHSDKLPSGK; translated from the coding sequence ATGAAACGACTGCCCTTCTTAACCCTCACAACCCTTATCGCCCTCGCCTGCCAACGCTCCGAGGCGAACCCCATGAATCCCGATCCATCCACGGCCCTTGAAAATGATTCCTCGCAACTTGCCAGACATACATCCTGCTATGATGCAGATGAATGGACCTGCGAAGTGGAAGCTGCGATTGCACGCTTGACCAATGAAAAGCGCGGTCGTGCGCCCGCTCTGGATCTTCTTTTTGAATCGTCGAAAGTCGCCCGCCAGCACTCGCAGAAGATGGTGCGCGAGGGTATCAGTCATGAAGGATTTCAAAGCCGAGGCGAGGAAATCAAAAGAGAACTTCCGGGTGTGAAGATTGTTCTTTTAGGGGAAAACGTAGCTCAATTCTCGAATAGGCTGGAAGATCCCGAGGCCATAGCCAAAGAATTTGTGCGGATGTGGTGGAACAGTGCAGGTCATCGTCAGAATATAGAAAATAGTCAGTACACTTATATTGGGGTAGGTGTGGCTCGTGCCGATTCTGGTATCTATGCCACGCAGATTTTCCACTCGGATAAGTTACCCAGCGGAAAATGA
- a CDS encoding MaoC/PaaZ C-terminal domain-containing protein → LSRDYLFDALSKMQLNFANIMQLGIDVELSRPFSGFVATQNYHYESSLKEVLHLNHDRALLNFRSIVSDENGEPIVMQKDTMILCNLKKSDVERLDTIAEVHGETSDQYRGLSKLEPEIKLEDADWSGRYFLSNDTGMRYGVVSGDLNPLHTARLFSKLLGHRGSFVQGAFTANLALKFLMNDMHLPVQTMSVIFTRPAYSGQMVTFVVKGQRFELHCQRHKLLAKGHFTLFP, encoded by the coding sequence GTCTGTCGCGCGATTATTTATTCGATGCCTTGAGCAAGATGCAGCTCAACTTCGCGAACATCATGCAGCTGGGAATCGACGTCGAGCTGTCCCGGCCATTTTCCGGCTTCGTCGCGACTCAGAACTATCACTATGAGAGTTCGCTCAAGGAAGTGCTCCATCTCAACCACGATCGGGCTTTGCTGAACTTCCGCTCAATCGTGAGCGATGAGAACGGCGAGCCGATCGTCATGCAGAAGGACACCATGATCCTTTGCAATCTGAAGAAGTCGGATGTGGAGCGACTCGATACGATCGCCGAGGTTCACGGCGAGACTTCGGATCAGTATCGCGGGCTGTCCAAACTGGAGCCTGAAATCAAGCTGGAAGATGCCGACTGGAGTGGGCGTTACTTCCTTTCCAATGACACGGGGATGCGCTACGGAGTGGTTTCCGGTGATTTGAATCCTCTGCATACCGCGAGGCTGTTTTCGAAACTGCTCGGGCATCGCGGCTCGTTCGTGCAGGGAGCCTTCACGGCGAACCTTGCTTTGAAGTTCCTCATGAACGACATGCATCTGCCCGTTCAAACCATGTCGGTGATCTTTACAAGGCCTGCTTACTCGGGTCAGATGGTGACCTTTGTCGTGAAAGGCCAACGCTTCGAGCTGCACTGCCAGCGCCACAAGCTTTTGGCGAAAGGTCATTTCACACTGTTTCCCTAA